GCCTCGAGGCACGCGCCGAGCAGCAGATCCTCTGACCTCGACCTACCCGGAGCTGCCGGAGTCGACACGGTCGACGGCGTCGCGTCCTCTCATCGGTTCGTGTCATTCGTAGAGGGGGGTGGGGTCCTCGGGCGTCGTGGGCTGCTTGGACCACCATGTCCGGTGCAGGCTTGTGAACCGGCCCTGGCGCGCGAGGAGTGCGGCGGGCGGGCCGTCTTCCACCAGGCGTCCGTCGTCCACCACGAGTACCCGGTCCGCGATCTGGACGGTCGACAGGCGGTGGGCGATGACCAGGGCTGTTCGGTCGCGGAGCACGGTGCGCATCGCGTGGAGCACGGTTCGTTCGGTGGGGATGTCGAGGGAGGAGGTCGCCTCGTCGAGGATCACGATGGCGGGTTCGGCGAGCAGGGCCCGGGTCAGGGCGATGAGCTGCCGCTGGCCTGCAGAGAGCCGGGTGCCGCGGGCGCGGACGTCAGTGTCGTAGCCGTCCGGCAGTGCGGCGATGATGTCGTGTGCCCTGATGTCCCGTGCCGCGCGGGCGATGGCCTCGGCATCGGCTTCGGGTCGCCCGATGGCGATGTTCTCGGCCACTGAGCCGGAGAAGAGGAACGCGTCCTGCGGCACCATGGTCACGGTTCGGCGCAGCTCGGGCGTGGGCAGATGGCGCAGGTCCTCCCCGTCTATGAGGATGCGGCCGGCCGTGGGGTCGTAGAAGCGGGCCAGCAGCTTGGCCAGGGTGGACTTGCCGGCACCGGTCGGGCCGATCACGGCGACGGTCTGACCGGCGGGTATGTGGAGGTTGAAGCCGGACAGCGCTTCCCCTCCGGTGGGGTAGGCGAAGCTCACGTTCTCGAAGGTCACCGAGCGCCCCGGGCTTTGGGCCGCCGACGGCGGAAGGGGCTTCGGGATGGGTGGTTCGGGGACGGTGGGCTGCTGGGCGAGCAGGGCGGCGATCTTCTCCAGGGACGCGGCCGCCGACTGGTAGGCGTCGGCGACTCCGCCGAGCCTGAGGGGGTTGTCGTAGAGCTGCCGCAGGTAGAGGACGGCTGCGGCGAACACGCCCAGCTCAAGTCCGCCGGAGACGACCCGGGAGGCACCCCACATCACCAGGATGGCGACGGCGATGTTGGCGACCAGCCGTGAGGTCGTGACGTAGCGGGCCATTTCCAGGTCGGCGTCGCCGTTCGTCCGCTGGTGCTCCCCGTTGAGGACGGCAAATGCGGCCGAGTTGGAGGCTTCTCGCCGAAACGCCTGGACGGTACGGATGCCGCTCAGGGTTTCGGCGAGTTTCGCGAGGACGGCGGCGGTTGCGCTCGATCTCCTGCGATGGACACGTATCGAACGGCGCCGGAAGGATCGCATGGTCCAGGCGAGCGGTCCCATGACGAGCACCGCGGCTCCACCCAGTGGCCAGTCGAGGTAGAGCAGCGCGGTCGTGATGTAGGCGGTGGACACGGCGGCGGTGACGATCGCCGCCAGCCCCTCGTCGAGCAGTCCGCGCAGCGCCTCGACGTCGGTGGTGAGCCGGGAGGTGAGGCGGCCCGAGGGGTAGCGCTCGTGGAAGTCCAGGCTCAGTTTCTGGGCGTGCCCGAACATGCGGACTCGGAGGTCGAGCAGCACGTCCTGGCCGATGCGGGCGGATACCGCGACGAAGGCGTACTGCAGGGCACCGGAGGCCAGCACGCACAGCAGGTAGCCGATCGCGACAGTGGTCATCGGCCCGCGGTCGCCCACACGCCAGGCGGGCACCGCTCGATCGATCGTGTACGCCACCAGCAGCGGACCCGTCAGCGCCGCGCCCCGCTGCAGCAGCACCAGGGCGCCGGCCAGCCAGAGGCGGCGCACGTGCGGACGCAGTAGGGACGCCAGCAGCGATCGGGCCGCTCCCTCGGGGGCGGGTAGTACGTCCTTCGCCCACGGGTCGTTGCGATGCCCGGAGCCCGATCGGATCATCGCGTACCACCCCCGCCGGCCGCGAGCGTGCTCATCAGGGAGGTGTACTCGGTGCAGGTGCGAAGGAGGTCGTCGTGGGTGCCGACGGCGGTGATCCGGCCGCCGGACAGCAGCGCGACCCGGTCGGCGAGCAGCACGGTGGAGGGCCGGTGTGCGATGACCAGGGCCGTCGTGGTGGCCAGGACCCGTCGCAGCGCTGCCTCGACGAGCGATTCCGTGTGGATGTCCAGCGCGGAGAGCGGATCGTCGAGGACGAGCAGTCGGGGCCGACCGACGATGGCACGAGCCAGCGCCAGCCGCTGACGCTGGCCGCCGGACAGGCTCATGCCCTGCTCGCCGACGTGGGTGAGTGCACCCTCCGGGAGGGTCTGGACGAAGCCGTCCGCCTGGGCAATGCCCAGGGCCCTGGTGAGGTCCGCCTCGTCGGCGTGCTCAGCTCCCAGCAGCACGTTCTCGGCGACCGTCGCGGAGAACAGCGGGGGCTCCTCGAAGGCGACGGAGACCTGACGCCGCAGCTCGGCGCGCGTCAGTGCCGCCACGTCCGTCCCGTCAAGGAGGATCCGGCCGCCGGTCGGCTCGTGCAGGCGGGGCACCAAGGTGACCAGGGTGCTCTTGCCGCTGCCGGTGGCGCCCACCAAGGCCACGGTCTCGCCGGGCGCGATCCGCAGGCTGACGCCCCTGAGCACGGCCGGTTCACCCGGCGAAGCGTCCGGGTAGCGGAATTCCACGTCCTCGAAGACCACCTCGGCTGCGGCTGCCTCGGCCCCGTCCCCCGCCCCTGGCTCGGCTCGGTGGGTAAGGTGCGCCCGCGCGTGGTCGGCCGGGGCGGGCTCGTCCATCACATCGAAGTAGCGGTCGGCCGCAGCGGCTGCGTCGCCGCTCATCGCAAGCAGCGATCCCGTCGACATCACCACGGGGCGCAGTTCCATCGCGATGGCGAGAAAGGCCAGGAGTGTCCCGGCCGACAGCTCGCCGTCAGCCACCTCCACCGCGCCCAGCACCAGCACGGCCCCCAGCGACGCGTCCGGCAGTACCGCGAGCAGCGTCGACAGGGCTGCCAGCAGGCGAGCCTTGGCCAGTTCCGTACCGCGAATCCGTAGCGCCCGTTGCCGGAAGGCCCAAGTCAACCTGTGGTGATGGCCGAAGCTCTTGACGACTCGGAAGCCCAACACCGACTCCTCCACCATCGTTGTCAGATCGCCGGCCTGCTCCCTCGCCTGGCGCGCTGCGAGCCCGTAACGCGTCTCAAGGAAGGAACACAGCGCCAGCAGCGGCACCACGGGGGCCAGCAGTACCAGGCCGAGCACCCACTGCTGTGCCAGCAGGAGCACGCAGCCGACCAGCAGCGTCGCGCTGTTGACCACCAGAAACGGCAGTGCCAGTGCCAGAAAGCCGTGTAACGACCGGAGGTCGGCGGTGCCTCGCGACACGAGCTGACCCGACGACCAGCGGTCGTGAAACGAGACGGGCAGACGTTGCAGGTGGTCGTGGAGCCCGCCGCGCATCGACGCCTCGACCGCGGCCAGCGGGCGCGCCGTCAGCCAACGACGCACCCCGAAGATGCCGGCCTCGACGACCCCCAGCAGTAGGAGGACTCCGCCACCCAGCCACACCCCCGCCGCATGTCCGTCGCTGACCGGACCGTCCACCATCCACTTCAACACCAACGGCATCAGCAGAGCCAGGCACGAAGCGACGACCGCCAGCAGCGCCGCCAGGAACAACCGGCCCCGCACCGGCCTCACGTGCGGCCACAGCCGTAGCAGCGAACGCACCGGAGAGCGCCGTGGACTGTAAGAGAGCAATTCCACCACCCATGCAAGCGTCGGCAGGGGACTCTAGCGACGCCCGTTACGGCGGTCACACGCTTTTCCGCGTGGCGGGGAGCAACTCGCCGCCGCCCTGCACGCGTTGCGGACCGGGGGCCGGGTCGCCCTGTGCGGCATGATGTCGCAGTTCGGCGGGGAGCGGCGGTCCGCCGACATCAACCAGTTGATCCAGGCGGTCCTCAAGCGGCTGACCCTGAGCGGCTTCATCGTCCGCGATCACGAGGATCTGCGGCCGGAGTTCGAGCGCCGGGTCGCGAGCCGGTTCGGTTCGGGCCGGATCACCGCGCGGGAGACGGTCGTCGACGGCCTGGAGCACGCTCCCGGCGCGCTGCTGGCCCTGCAGCACACCGGTGAGGATGGCGCCGGGTCCGTTGGGCAGGAAGCCACTCAAGACACTCGCGCTCGAAGCCGGAGTGTCATCGCACCGGCTTCTACTCCCGGAAAGACCCCAACAGTTCCCACTGACCGGGCCCTTACGAGCACCTCGCCCATGAGTTCACCCGCCGCCTCCAGACCTTGCAGGACTCAGGAAAGACCCCCGATCCCCGCACGGCCCAGATCGACCGGCTCAAAGCAGAGATCGCGGACCTCAAGACCCGCCTCGCGCCTCCATCACGACGAGAGCGTCATGACGGCTTCAAGGAAAGGGACACCAGCCCATTCAGTTGCCTGAGCGCACGCTTCCGCATCGCCAAGGTCAGGGCCTGTGGCGAGCGTCATCGTGGATAAGAACCGGACGCTAGGTCCCGGCCTGGACTTCAGTCCGCTTCTCCAGGCGGCTGCCCCGCGGCAGGGTTATGGACATGATGTCGCTGGGGCCGTCCAGTGCGATGCGGTGCCACCGCCCGCGCGGGACGATGGCCGCTGTTCCGGCCGCCAGCTTGATCTCCTCCTCTTCTCCCGGCTGCTCCGGGCGGAAGTACAGGCGTATCCCGCCGGTGAGGCAGGACACGACTTCGTCCGCCTCGGAGTGGATTTCCCAATGGTCGGCGTGGACGTCGGCGTCGGTCTCCACATGGAAGGTCATCAACTGTCAGCCGTCCCGCTCCGGGTCGAACACGGGTTGCTCGGCGCGCACCTGGCCGCTTTGGGCAAGGTGGATGAAGGAGGCGAACAGATCGATCGGGGTAACGGTCATGCCGGAACATCCATTCTGCGGTGATCTTTCATCTGGTGGGTTGTAGGGCACGAGGGCCGGCCCGGTCGGCCGCCGCCGCCTCACTCGGCCACGGCGCGGCGCAGGGCTACACCGAGTTCGGCGAACTGGCGCTGCGACACGTCGGCGGACAGGACCGCCAGGGAGCCGTGGAAGGTGCCGGGCCACTGGTGCAGTTCGACCGGGACGCCCGCCTGCAGCAGGCGCAGCGCGTAGGTGATGCCCTCGTCGCGGAGCGGGTCGAACTCGGCGGTGGCAACGTAGGCAGGGGGGAGGCCGGAAAGGTCGTCGGCCCGGGCCGGGGCGGCGCACGGTGTGGCGGGCTCAGAGCCCAGGTAGTGCCGCCACGCTGCGGTGAGTGTGTCGCGATCGTGCAGGGGCGTGTCGGTGAAGTTCCGTTGCGACCACGTGTCCTGACGGTCGTCGAGCAAGGGCTGGTTGAGCAGCTGGAAACGGATTGCGGGCCCCTGCTGGTCACGTGCCCGCAGCGCCACCGCGGCTGCGAGGCCGGCGCCGGCGCTGTGCCCTCCGACGGCGATCCGGTTCGGGTCGATGTCCAGCTCGGCCGCGTGTTCTGCCGTCCAGGTCAGTACGGCGTAGGTGTCGTCCAGGGCGGCTGGGAATCGGTGCTCGGGGGATCGGCGGTAGTCCACCGAGATCACCACTGTGCCTGCGCCGGCCGCGAGCCGGGCGGAAAAGTGGCGATCGGTGTCCAGATCCCCCATGACCCAGGCTCCGCCGTGCAGCCAGATGATCGTGCCCCGCGCCCCGTTCGGGCGGTAGATCCGCACCGGCACATCCGGATCGGCGGGCACGGTACGGTCTTCGATCTCCATGCGTGATGTGTCCGGCGCGGGTGCCGCGGCGGCACGCTCGGCGTAGTTCTTGCGGTCGGTGACAGGGTCGGTCAGGTCGGCTTTCACGAGTAGGGGGACGAACGCTTCGAGTTCGGGATCCATGACGACCATCCTCATCGCCGACACCCAGGGTGTCAGCCGCCAACTGTCGGGCATCCGGCCCGAGTTACGCGCCGATCGGCGCATCCACCGGCCCTTATCCTTGCGCCATGGAGGCCCTTGCCGAACGGCTGTCGCACCTGGACTCGCACGCCCAAGGCGCGATCCGCGTCGTCGCGTTCTACGACACGTTGATGCGCCGGCGGGTGGATCTCCCGGCTCTCGCCCGGGCCTCGGCGGGCCTGGCCGGGTGCGCGGTCGGGATTCGGCTCCACGGCACAGGGCGGGTGATCCGCATCTCGCCCGACGGCAGGCAGGCGTCCACTCCGCTGCACCCCGCGTCCACCACGGCGCCGATCACCCTCGACGAGGAGGAGATCGGCACGGTGTGGCTGGAACGCCCCGGCCCGCCCGGTCCGCTCGATGAAGTGCTCCTGGACCGGCTCGCCATCGCCGCCGCGGCGGTCGTCGAACGATACGGCCCGGCCCGCACCACCATGGCCGACCCCGCCCTCGTCGAACTGGCGATCAGCTCCGCCGGCGACGAGGCGGCCCGGACCCGCGCGCTACGGCTCCTGGGGTTCGCCGCCGACTTGCCGGTCCGTGTCGTCGCCGTACATTCGCAGCTGCCACTCAACGAGGTCGGCGCCCTGGTCTGCCCGGCCCACCCGGTGAAGGCGGCATCGCTCGCCGACGTCGGTGTCATCCTGGCGACCACCGTGGACCAGGGCCGGTTCCCGGCAGGCATACGCGCGGGCATCGGCGCCGCCGAAAGCCCCGACCTCTCCTGGCGGCAAGCCCGCACCGCCCTCCGTTTCACCACTTCACGCCAGCCGACCGTCCGCTACGACGACTTGGGGGCATTGGCGCTGCTCGCCCAGGTACCTCCGGACGCCGCGCAAGGCAATGCCGACGTGGCCGCGATCGCCCGCATCGCCGGCAACCCAGAAGATCTGGAGACGTTGGACGCCTACTGCGCCACCGGCTCCCTGCGCCGGGCCGCCGAAATTCTCCACTTGCACCACAGCAGCGTCGCCCGCCGACTTGAACAGATCGGCAGGACTCTGGGCGTCGAACTCACCGAACCCTCTGGCCTGATACGGGCCGCTCTCGCCCTCACCGCATGGCGGCTGCTCAGCGACCAAGGAAGTCCCGTCTCGCCTCCGGCACGAGGACGACACCCGTCCAACAGGTACCCGGAGGAGCGAAATCCACGAAGTCGGCAGGGGGACGCGCGCCTCCCGGTCAATGACTCGTCTCTGTAACGGCCTACGATCGGGGCGACATCACTCCATCGACTCCAGAATGCGGTCGAGTGTCCGGCGCCCCATTCTGCTCATCGTCGGATTACTCTCGACGTAGTACCAGACAACACCCATCGCCTGTTCGAACGCCCATGCCTTGCCGCGCTCCCACTCCAGATCGTCACAGACCAGTGTCCGCCGGAGTACTTCCCGCGGGCCTGGCTGCAACAGGTGCCAGGCACTGACCAGATCCAGCGCGGGGTCGGCCGGGCCGAAGCCGCCGGTGTCGAGTACGCCGCTGAGCCGGTCTCCCTCGACCAGTACATTGCCGGGAATCA
The nucleotide sequence above comes from Streptomyces sp. NL15-2K. Encoded proteins:
- a CDS encoding ABC transporter ATP-binding protein gives rise to the protein MIRSGSGHRNDPWAKDVLPAPEGAARSLLASLLRPHVRRLWLAGALVLLQRGAALTGPLLVAYTIDRAVPAWRVGDRGPMTTVAIGYLLCVLASGALQYAFVAVSARIGQDVLLDLRVRMFGHAQKLSLDFHERYPSGRLTSRLTTDVEALRGLLDEGLAAIVTAAVSTAYITTALLYLDWPLGGAAVLVMGPLAWTMRSFRRRSIRVHRRRSSATAAVLAKLAETLSGIRTVQAFRREASNSAAFAVLNGEHQRTNGDADLEMARYVTTSRLVANIAVAILVMWGASRVVSGGLELGVFAAAVLYLRQLYDNPLRLGGVADAYQSAAASLEKIAALLAQQPTVPEPPIPKPLPPSAAQSPGRSVTFENVSFAYPTGGEALSGFNLHIPAGQTVAVIGPTGAGKSTLAKLLARFYDPTAGRILIDGEDLRHLPTPELRRTVTMVPQDAFLFSGSVAENIAIGRPEADAEAIARAARDIRAHDIIAALPDGYDTDVRARGTRLSAGQRQLIALTRALLAEPAIVILDEATSSLDIPTERTVLHAMRTVLRDRTALVIAHRLSTVQIADRVLVVDDGRLVEDGPPAALLARQGRFTSLHRTWWSKQPTTPEDPTPLYE
- a CDS encoding ABC transporter ATP-binding protein, encoding MRSLLRLWPHVRPVRGRLFLAALLAVVASCLALLMPLVLKWMVDGPVSDGHAAGVWLGGGVLLLLGVVEAGIFGVRRWLTARPLAAVEASMRGGLHDHLQRLPVSFHDRWSSGQLVSRGTADLRSLHGFLALALPFLVVNSATLLVGCVLLLAQQWVLGLVLLAPVVPLLALCSFLETRYGLAARQAREQAGDLTTMVEESVLGFRVVKSFGHHHRLTWAFRQRALRIRGTELAKARLLAALSTLLAVLPDASLGAVLVLGAVEVADGELSAGTLLAFLAIAMELRPVVMSTGSLLAMSGDAAAAADRYFDVMDEPAPADHARAHLTHRAEPGAGDGAEAAAAEVVFEDVEFRYPDASPGEPAVLRGVSLRIAPGETVALVGATGSGKSTLVTLVPRLHEPTGGRILLDGTDVAALTRAELRRQVSVAFEEPPLFSATVAENVLLGAEHADEADLTRALGIAQADGFVQTLPEGALTHVGEQGMSLSGGQRQRLALARAIVGRPRLLVLDDPLSALDIHTESLVEAALRRVLATTTALVIAHRPSTVLLADRVALLSGGRITAVGTHDDLLRTCTEYTSLMSTLAAGGGGTR
- a CDS encoding cupin domain-containing protein codes for the protein MTFHVETDADVHADHWEIHSEADEVVSCLTGGIRLYFRPEQPGEEEEIKLAAGTAAIVPRGRWHRIALDGPSDIMSITLPRGSRLEKRTEVQAGT
- a CDS encoding alpha/beta hydrolase codes for the protein MDPELEAFVPLLVKADLTDPVTDRKNYAERAAAAPAPDTSRMEIEDRTVPADPDVPVRIYRPNGARGTIIWLHGGAWVMGDLDTDRHFSARLAAGAGTVVISVDYRRSPEHRFPAALDDTYAVLTWTAEHAAELDIDPNRIAVGGHSAGAGLAAAVALRARDQQGPAIRFQLLNQPLLDDRQDTWSQRNFTDTPLHDRDTLTAAWRHYLGSEPATPCAAPARADDLSGLPPAYVATAEFDPLRDEGITYALRLLQAGVPVELHQWPGTFHGSLAVLSADVSQRQFAELGVALRRAVAE
- a CDS encoding helix-turn-helix domain-containing protein is translated as MEALAERLSHLDSHAQGAIRVVAFYDTLMRRRVDLPALARASAGLAGCAVGIRLHGTGRVIRISPDGRQASTPLHPASTTAPITLDEEEIGTVWLERPGPPGPLDEVLLDRLAIAAAAVVERYGPARTTMADPALVELAISSAGDEAARTRALRLLGFAADLPVRVVAVHSQLPLNEVGALVCPAHPVKAASLADVGVILATTVDQGRFPAGIRAGIGAAESPDLSWRQARTALRFTTSRQPTVRYDDLGALALLAQVPPDAAQGNADVAAIARIAGNPEDLETLDAYCATGSLRRAAEILHLHHSSVARRLEQIGRTLGVELTEPSGLIRAALALTAWRLLSDQGSPVSPPARGRHPSNRYPEERNPRSRQGDARLPVNDSSL